A section of the Nerophis ophidion isolate RoL-2023_Sa linkage group LG16, RoL_Noph_v1.0, whole genome shotgun sequence genome encodes:
- the pmepa1 gene encoding protein TMEPAI isoform X3, producing MGVLNATAANVSCACDCTRLSSVHVMDITQLEFVQILVIVVVMMVMVVVITCLLNHYRLSARSLLSRNTSTRRRHLTLAHEAGLWSSEGAGPSGVLNEQQQQAYNPRPLERGTPASYLLRDPQQSVPQRFQNAYRAGRFQPTYPYLPQDLIDLPPTISLSDGEEPPPYQGPCTLQLRDPEQQMELNRESVRAPPNRTVFDSHPLDTPTSCMHASIQAPPPSVRAGISALEALEAVRQHKQEGAPPTYSEVIGHYYHPRATPTGPAHQAPPSSLIQGVPRLPPPTSLDRQNARNTEEKS from the exons CCCAGCTGGAGTTCGTCCAGATCCTGGTGATCGTGGTGGtcatgatggtgatggtggtggtcaTCACCTGTCTGCTCAACCACTATCGCCTGTCGGCGCGCTCGCTGCTTTCCAGAAACACCTCCACGCGCAGGAGACACCTGACGCTGGCCCAT GAGGCGGGCCTTTGGAGCTCGGAGGGGGCGGGGCCAAGTGGCGTTCTGAATGAG cagcagcagcaggcgtACAACCCCCGGCCCCTAGAGAGAGGGACCCCTGCGTCTTACCTGCTGCGGGACCCTCAGCAGAGTGTGCCGCAGCGCTTCCAGAACGCGTACAGGGCGGGGCGCTTCCAGCCCACGTACCCCTACCTGCCCCAGGACCTTATCGACCTCCCACCGACCATCTCTCTATCTGACGGGGAGGAGCCGCCGCCCTACCAGGGCCCCTGCACCCTGCAGCTCCGAGATCCAGAGCAGCAGATGGAACTGAACCGCGAGTCAGTGCGAGCACCGCCCAACCGAACAGTGTTTGACTCACACCCCCTGGACACCCCTACTTCCTGCATGCACGCCAG CATACAGGCCCCTCCCCCGAGCGTGCGCGCCGGCATCAGCGCATTGGAGGCACTGGAGGCGGTCCGGCAGCACAAGCAGGAAGGAGCTCCCCCTACCTACAGCGAGGTGATTGGACACTACTACCACCCCAGGGCCACACCCACCGGCCCCGCCCATCAGGCGCCTCCGTCCTCGCTCATACAAGGCGTCCCCCGACTCCCGCCGCCAACCAGCCTGGACAGGCAGAATGCCAGGAACACCGAAGAGAAATCGTAG